In Candidatus Bathyarchaeota archaeon, the following proteins share a genomic window:
- a CDS encoding molybdopterin molybdotransferase MoeA, whose translation MFKKLISLDEAKKRIQEALCPKPIGIEEIPLLKAVRRVLAEDITSPIDVPPFHRSTVDGYAVKAEDTFNANEEKPAVLTLKGSVTVGEISSLTVEKGSTLEIMTGAPLPANSDAIVMVENTTEKNGKIFVFKPAAKGENIMGIGSDIHRNETVLKCRNVLSSRELGVLAALGFTRVKVFKQPKVAIISTGAEIVDPGKPLLPGKIYDINTYTLTAAISESGGEPIGFGVVKDDEELLKATLRKAMNAADIVITSGGVSVGPKDIVPKIIDDFGNPGLVVHGVATKPGKPLAVAIVGNKPIFSLPGHPTSSLLMFHLLVRPILFKIAGKKMKPHTTIKAVIREKLFSARGRRTFITVTLSRDDAGRWLASPVPTGQSGAITTLAKADGYVELKETQQFVEAGKEVKVFLFKTLEN comes from the coding sequence ATGTTTAAGAAACTAATTAGCCTAGACGAAGCAAAGAAAAGAATCCAAGAAGCGCTTTGTCCAAAGCCTATTGGAATCGAAGAGATTCCTCTATTGAAAGCTGTTAGACGTGTATTAGCTGAAGATATTACTTCGCCTATCGACGTTCCGCCATTTCACCGCTCAACAGTAGACGGATACGCAGTCAAAGCTGAAGACACATTCAACGCTAATGAGGAAAAACCAGCAGTGTTGACATTGAAAGGAAGCGTCACCGTAGGCGAAATCTCGAGCTTAACTGTGGAAAAAGGCAGCACTTTAGAAATTATGACTGGTGCACCATTACCTGCTAATTCCGATGCAATTGTCATGGTGGAAAACACCACAGAAAAAAACGGAAAAATATTCGTCTTCAAACCGGCAGCGAAGGGCGAAAACATAATGGGGATAGGTTCTGACATCCACAGAAATGAGACCGTACTAAAGTGTAGGAATGTCCTGTCCTCTCGCGAGTTAGGAGTACTAGCGGCATTAGGGTTTACACGCGTAAAGGTGTTTAAGCAACCTAAAGTTGCGATTATTTCCACAGGAGCGGAAATAGTTGATCCTGGAAAGCCTTTGCTACCTGGAAAAATCTACGACATAAATACCTATACGTTAACTGCAGCAATCTCAGAAAGTGGTGGGGAGCCAATTGGCTTTGGAGTTGTTAAAGACGATGAAGAATTGCTGAAAGCGACGCTAAGGAAGGCGATGAACGCAGCGGACATCGTTATAACCTCGGGAGGAGTTTCTGTTGGGCCAAAAGACATTGTTCCAAAAATTATAGATGACTTCGGGAACCCCGGGTTAGTGGTTCACGGCGTAGCCACTAAGCCAGGAAAGCCTCTTGCAGTCGCGATTGTCGGTAACAAGCCCATTTTTTCGCTTCCAGGTCATCCTACATCTTCGCTTCTGATGTTTCATCTGCTTGTGCGACCAATACTATTCAAGATTGCTGGAAAGAAGATGAAACCACATACCACCATAAAGGCAGTTATCAGAGAAAAACTGTTTTCAGCACGAGGGCGGCGAACTTTCATCACTGTCACTCTTTCGCGTGACGATGCTGGTCGATGGTTAGCTTCTCCAGTTCCAACCGGGCAGTCAGGCGCTATTACAACGTTGGCAAAGGCAGATGGGTATGTGGAATTAAAGGAAACTCAACAATTTGTGGAGGCTGGAAAAGAAGTCAAAGTTTTCCTGTTCAAAACTTTGGAGAATTGA
- a CDS encoding molybdopterin molybdotransferase MoeA, with the protein MAQLKGFQELTPVKKALNEFFKVLQPKRLDTLLIPIEQAMGRVTAKSIIAERNLPPFDRSAMDGYALKAKDTFEASQFQPKTLHLVKKETVEKGEASEIWTGTFLPKGADTVVMLEHTRKADGKIEVLISLTPGANVSKKGEDLKKGDPAVEDGVELKPHHLGLLAASGTQGIEVVRKPRAAILPTGNELVALGDKLEPNQIIEVNSIILSGMCTELGAEAFSLGIATDNENEIKEKICEGLAKADIVITTGGTSVGIHDVVPKVIEQIERHSVVAHGIAMRPSMPTALAVVHGKPVIILSGNPVAAVVGFEVFARPLIQKLLGIRNDTRVKLKAKLTRRVAGVLGRRVFLRVKVVEKDGEFLAEPIRVKGSSIITTMTKANGYVVIPEDREGLRENEIVTVHLFDTIKEEVKNV; encoded by the coding sequence TTGGCACAGCTTAAAGGTTTTCAAGAACTCACACCTGTCAAAAAAGCATTGAACGAATTCTTTAAGGTGCTTCAACCAAAAAGACTAGACACCCTCCTCATTCCCATAGAACAAGCAATGGGACGAGTCACCGCTAAAAGCATCATCGCAGAGAGAAACTTGCCCCCTTTTGACCGCTCAGCAATGGATGGATACGCACTAAAAGCAAAGGACACTTTTGAAGCTTCACAATTTCAACCAAAAACTCTCCATCTCGTCAAAAAGGAAACTGTAGAAAAGGGAGAAGCAAGTGAAATATGGACAGGGACCTTCCTTCCGAAAGGCGCCGACACAGTTGTAATGCTAGAACACACAAGAAAGGCAGATGGAAAAATTGAAGTTCTCATTTCTTTGACGCCCGGCGCGAATGTTTCCAAGAAAGGCGAAGACCTGAAAAAAGGCGACCCTGCGGTAGAGGACGGAGTAGAGCTAAAACCACATCATCTGGGCTTGCTAGCCGCGTCAGGGACACAGGGAATTGAAGTTGTGAGAAAGCCGAGGGCCGCAATACTGCCAACGGGCAACGAACTTGTCGCATTGGGAGACAAGTTGGAGCCGAACCAAATTATTGAGGTTAACAGCATAATCTTATCAGGGATGTGTACTGAACTAGGAGCAGAGGCCTTTAGCCTCGGCATCGCAACCGACAACGAGAACGAGATTAAAGAGAAAATTTGTGAGGGCTTAGCGAAGGCAGATATTGTAATTACAACCGGCGGAACAAGCGTTGGCATTCATGATGTTGTGCCAAAAGTAATTGAACAAATAGAACGTCACAGCGTCGTTGCCCACGGGATAGCCATGCGCCCAAGCATGCCTACTGCACTTGCTGTTGTACATGGAAAGCCAGTAATAATCTTATCGGGAAATCCTGTGGCTGCAGTAGTAGGATTTGAAGTTTTTGCTCGTCCACTTATACAAAAACTACTAGGAATAAGGAATGACACAAGAGTGAAGTTAAAAGCTAAACTGACGCGGAGAGTCGCGGGAGTTTTAGGTCGACGTGTTTTTCTAAGAGTGAAAGTAGTAGAAAAGGACGGTGAGTTTCTAGCCGAGCCGATTCGTGTTAAAGGCTCAAGTATCATAACAACGATGACAAAAGCAAATGGTTACGTTGTTATCCCTGAAGATAGAGAAGGCTTGAGAGAAAATGAAATAGTCACTGTCCATCTTTTTGATACCATAAAAGAGGAAGTAAAAAATGTTTAA
- a CDS encoding TIM barrel protein: protein MPDRPRFGTAGIPYWFKELKTPISELPRFLREEELDALEYEAVRWGRKTQIKQEEAEKLGKNAEKHDIWLTIHGSYYINLLSNKETLEASKKRLIACATAAQWMKAHTIVFHPGYYSQKQSHKKDLQNCIKALREITQVMQSMNIKANLGPETSGKLAQLGSLEEIITLCENVEQTQPVIDWAHLHARQRGNLRTTNDFQQVIEKIENRLGTEVAKNLHCHFSQVEYTFRGERRHHPLDTPGYGPKFRLLAEVIANLDIKPVIICETPLLDEDAKKMRDIFHQKLQSLIVLR from the coding sequence ATGCCAGACAGACCAAGATTCGGCACTGCAGGAATCCCATATTGGTTTAAAGAACTAAAAACACCAATCAGCGAACTCCCTCGTTTTCTCCGAGAAGAAGAATTGGATGCTCTAGAATACGAAGCCGTACGATGGGGAAGAAAAACCCAGATAAAACAAGAAGAAGCCGAAAAACTAGGAAAAAACGCTGAAAAACACGACATCTGGCTGACAATCCACGGCTCCTACTACATAAACCTCCTCAGCAACAAAGAAACACTCGAAGCAAGCAAAAAACGCCTAATCGCTTGTGCCACCGCCGCTCAATGGATGAAAGCCCACACAATCGTCTTTCACCCAGGCTACTACAGTCAAAAGCAATCTCACAAAAAAGACTTGCAAAACTGCATAAAAGCACTCAGAGAAATCACACAAGTCATGCAGTCAATGAACATAAAAGCAAACCTCGGACCTGAAACCTCAGGGAAACTCGCTCAGCTTGGAAGCCTCGAAGAAATTATAACCTTATGCGAAAATGTAGAACAAACCCAACCCGTTATTGACTGGGCACACCTCCATGCAAGGCAAAGGGGTAACCTTCGAACCACTAACGATTTCCAACAAGTAATCGAAAAAATCGAAAATCGCCTCGGCACCGAAGTAGCAAAAAATCTTCACTGCCACTTTTCACAAGTTGAATATACTTTCCGAGGAGAAAGACGCCACCATCCCTTGGACACGCCGGGGTATGGACCAAAATTTAGGCTACTAGCAGAAGTCATAGCAAACCTTGACATAAAACCAGTAATTATCTGTGAAACCCCACTTCTCGACGAAGACGCCAAAAAAATGCGCGACATCTTCCACCAAAAACTGCAATCCCTCATTGTACTACGATAA
- a CDS encoding NUDIX hydrolase: MGNQRIMVRTRAVIFDENGKVLVQHHSSSKPDFYRLPGGGVKFKEKIEDCLIREIKEETGLNAKVDRLLWVRDFLYQFPYHSIEMFFLATIIGGKFKPTPEAENIELLFMTLEELEKAVFYPKAFIPKLKLLRDDRNWTEENPYIRSAN, translated from the coding sequence ATGGGAAACCAGCGCATCATGGTTCGCACTAGAGCCGTTATTTTCGATGAAAATGGTAAGGTGCTTGTTCAGCATCATTCAAGTTCCAAACCTGATTTCTACAGACTACCAGGTGGAGGCGTCAAATTTAAGGAAAAGATAGAAGACTGCCTAATCCGCGAGATAAAGGAAGAAACTGGATTAAACGCGAAAGTTGATCGTCTTCTCTGGGTTCGTGACTTCTTATATCAATTTCCCTATCACTCCATCGAAATGTTTTTCTTAGCAACCATAATAGGAGGCAAATTCAAGCCAACTCCAGAGGCTGAAAACATCGAATTACTGTTTATGACTCTTGAAGAGCTAGAAAAAGCGGTATTCTATCCCAAAGCGTTTATTCCGAAATTGAAACTTCTTCGAGATGACAGAAATTGGACTGAAGAAAACCCATACATCAGATCAGCAAACTGA
- a CDS encoding GNAT family N-acetyltransferase, translating into MIKVILVPEIKLSNQQKQGIEELERLCFSDVDPKEGEECFCAESFARILAYNNNELVGHLILHKRDMKFDGRKVVLGGVVGACVTEHMRGRGIATKMMKKGLEVLRKQKCDVACLNADPVKRKTAYRLYQRLGFKLMKRKISFEDIHGNIRYDTGTMFILLRSKEIFNHIMNSNKTFHYGKGYW; encoded by the coding sequence TTGATTAAGGTAATCTTGGTTCCTGAGATTAAGCTATCTAATCAACAGAAACAAGGTATCGAAGAATTGGAAAGATTGTGTTTTAGTGATGTTGATCCCAAAGAAGGTGAGGAATGTTTCTGTGCTGAGAGTTTTGCCAGAATCCTGGCATATAACAATAATGAGCTTGTTGGTCATTTGATACTACACAAACGAGATATGAAGTTTGATGGAAGAAAGGTAGTTCTTGGTGGAGTAGTGGGAGCTTGTGTTACAGAACATATGAGAGGAAGAGGCATTGCTACCAAGATGATGAAGAAAGGGTTGGAGGTTCTAAGAAAACAGAAGTGTGATGTTGCCTGTCTCAATGCTGATCCAGTGAAACGCAAGACTGCTTATAGGTTGTACCAGAGGCTAGGGTTCAAATTAATGAAAAGGAAGATATCCTTTGAAGACATACATGGTAACATAAGATATGACACTGGAACCATGTTCATCCTTCTACGTTCCAAAGAAATCTTCAATCACATAATGAACAGTAACAAGACATTCCACTATGGAAAGGGCTATTGGTGA
- a CDS encoding radical SAM protein, with protein MRILFIEPPREFWFVMGEYLPPPFGIIQLAAYLEREVKDAEIKVLDCTAQQMFWSDMEKEIESFNPDIVAASAFATCNVYLVLRTLEIAKKVNLEVLTVVGGQYFSVTAQESLEKYPELDVIVRGEGEETLTELVKNSTRKSQFPKIKGISFRLNAEIIHNKPRPLIKDLNKLPYPGYHFVKDLVHKYHFAAMAGYSAPYALVEGARGCSHKCTFCTQWRHWGGVWRLKKPERIADEIEFCYNNYGSRFIWLTDDDFGPGSRAANLADELLKREIGDDLMLFLQWRCDDVIKNEEVLSKLRNAGLHWVMMGVESPKDSTLKNFRKGIKAEQATKAVRLLKENGIFSHAMFVIGDRKDTAESIAYLREFANELDPDFAIFTALTPFPGTEIYEEAKRNGWIEDFNLSHYDMAHAIMSTETLSTMEVQEELYNCYKGFYGSWKRRLGGLFASNKLKRRLYRHMMGQGVIRQFRNLIQVPI; from the coding sequence ATGAGAATCCTGTTCATTGAACCTCCAAGAGAGTTTTGGTTTGTAATGGGGGAGTATCTTCCACCACCATTTGGAATTATCCAGCTTGCTGCTTATCTTGAAAGAGAGGTTAAGGATGCTGAGATAAAGGTGTTAGACTGCACTGCTCAGCAAATGTTTTGGAGTGATATGGAAAAAGAGATCGAATCGTTCAATCCTGACATTGTGGCTGCCAGTGCGTTTGCAACTTGCAACGTATATTTGGTTTTAAGAACCCTTGAAATAGCTAAGAAAGTGAACCTTGAGGTTCTTACAGTAGTGGGTGGTCAATACTTTAGTGTAACAGCTCAAGAAAGTTTGGAAAAGTATCCTGAGCTTGATGTTATTGTCCGAGGAGAAGGCGAAGAGACTCTGACGGAACTGGTGAAAAACTCAACTAGGAAATCACAGTTCCCCAAGATTAAGGGAATCTCCTTCAGATTAAATGCGGAAATCATCCACAATAAGCCTAGACCATTAATTAAAGATTTGAATAAGCTGCCCTACCCTGGTTATCATTTTGTCAAGGATCTTGTCCACAAATACCATTTCGCTGCAATGGCTGGCTACAGCGCTCCCTATGCACTTGTTGAGGGTGCAAGAGGATGTTCTCACAAATGTACTTTCTGTACTCAATGGAGACATTGGGGTGGAGTCTGGAGACTAAAGAAGCCTGAAAGGATTGCTGATGAAATAGAATTCTGCTATAACAATTATGGTAGTAGATTCATTTGGCTGACAGATGATGATTTCGGTCCAGGCAGCAGGGCAGCCAATCTCGCTGACGAGCTTCTGAAGCGTGAGATTGGAGATGATCTGATGCTGTTCCTTCAGTGGAGATGTGATGATGTCATCAAGAATGAAGAAGTGTTATCTAAGTTGAGAAATGCAGGTCTCCATTGGGTTATGATGGGCGTGGAGAGCCCTAAAGATTCTACTCTGAAGAATTTTAGGAAAGGAATAAAGGCAGAACAAGCAACCAAGGCTGTGAGGTTGTTGAAGGAGAACGGGATTTTTTCACATGCTATGTTTGTTATTGGTGATCGTAAGGACACCGCAGAATCAATAGCATATCTGAGAGAATTTGCCAACGAGTTGGATCCAGACTTTGCAATCTTCACTGCCTTAACACCCTTTCCTGGAACCGAGATCTATGAAGAAGCGAAAAGAAATGGCTGGATTGAGGATTTCAACTTGTCTCATTATGATATGGCTCATGCAATTATGTCCACAGAAACCTTGTCAACGATGGAAGTTCAAGAAGAACTCTACAACTGCTACAAAGGCTTCTACGGATCATGGAAACGAAGGCTTGGAGGATTATTCGCAAGCAACAAACTGAAGAGAAGATTGTACAGACATATGATGGGCCAAGGTGTAATAAGACAATTTAGAAACCTTATCCAAGTCCCAATCTAG
- a CDS encoding GNAT family N-acetyltransferase, whose product MSNYPSGWAKNVVLKSGVEVFLRPELSSDTEMLWEMFSTLSKRSLENLIHPFTRERIEGWTNNIDYNKHLPILALIQENGKERIIGSASLSFHSQESVRHKAELGITVHDDCQNQGLGTTLIMHLLEIAQEKELKKIYLRVDTENGRAIHVYEKCGFKIEAKLEKEDYVNGQFRDDYRMAIFL is encoded by the coding sequence ATGTCCAACTATCCCAGCGGATGGGCAAAAAACGTTGTCTTAAAGAGTGGAGTTGAAGTGTTCCTAAGACCTGAACTATCTAGTGACACTGAGATGCTGTGGGAAATGTTTTCCACTCTTTCAAAGAGAAGCCTAGAAAACCTCATTCACCCGTTTACGAGAGAGAGGATTGAAGGCTGGACTAACAATATTGACTACAACAAGCACTTGCCAATACTTGCTCTAATCCAAGAAAATGGTAAGGAACGGATTATTGGTTCAGCATCTTTATCCTTTCATTCTCAAGAATCTGTCAGACACAAAGCAGAGCTCGGGATAACTGTACATGATGATTGCCAAAACCAAGGTCTGGGAACTACCCTGATAATGCATCTCCTTGAAATAGCCCAAGAGAAGGAGTTGAAGAAAATATATCTTCGTGTTGATACCGAGAACGGTAGAGCGATACATGTTTATGAAAAGTGTGGCTTCAAGATAGAAGCGAAGCTCGAAAAAGAAGATTATGTCAATGGCCAGTTCAGAGATGACTACAGAATGGCAATCTTCCTTTAA
- a CDS encoding DNA methylase — MKETDKEQPIRGFIFACTEKTEAECFQRQLFGAHKVYAPIVIRIRRGDLLFLSNLDTDVMYGAFQAVSDGGLNIQPDAWKGKYPYQVGIETLGERKAIKNARKILNKLKIRRNTPILGKRLIEILDLFAPSPLLLNNDLKLERKKSLHLIAVQKEKIRERIDEVDIEEEIPLIEATTFWDFPRQNYGLTTKGDNKYPGVTPALIIYNLVWRYTELGDLVVDPMCGSGTTIDVCEEEKRRVIGLDISPPPGRSDMIQSDARKIPLKGNSADMVFIDSPYGDNIRYNEHPGCIGHISSEKEEFYDELEKVMVESYRLLKEGKILGWLIGDQWVKKKFTPVGLKIYEYLCKYFKPVDIICVARRGQSSHTGLWYNRARRFNFFLRGFKYLLIMRKSSKKQPCAEGSRKVEWTHYKRRG; from the coding sequence ATGAAGGAAACAGATAAAGAACAACCAATTCGTGGATTCATTTTTGCCTGTACTGAGAAGACGGAAGCTGAATGCTTTCAAAGGCAGCTTTTTGGGGCACATAAAGTTTATGCACCCATAGTAATTAGGATCAGAAGAGGAGATCTTCTTTTTTTGAGCAATTTGGATACGGATGTTATGTACGGTGCATTTCAGGCTGTTTCAGATGGAGGATTAAATATTCAGCCTGATGCTTGGAAGGGAAAATACCCCTACCAAGTTGGGATAGAGACACTTGGGGAAAGAAAGGCAATAAAAAATGCAAGAAAAATTTTGAACAAACTCAAAATACGGAGAAACACACCGATACTTGGCAAGAGACTGATAGAGATTCTAGATCTTTTCGCGCCAAGCCCTCTATTGTTAAATAACGATCTAAAGCTGGAGCGAAAGAAATCACTCCACTTAATTGCAGTGCAGAAAGAAAAAATCAGAGAAAGGATTGACGAAGTAGATATTGAAGAGGAAATCCCTCTTATCGAAGCAACAACATTCTGGGATTTTCCCAGACAAAATTATGGTCTAACTACTAAAGGAGACAACAAATATCCCGGTGTCACTCCCGCTTTGATAATCTACAATCTTGTCTGGAGATATACTGAACTAGGCGATCTGGTCGTAGATCCTATGTGTGGTAGTGGAACAACAATTGATGTCTGTGAAGAGGAGAAAAGAAGAGTTATCGGATTGGATATTTCACCTCCACCTGGGCGATCTGACATGATACAAAGTGACGCAAGAAAGATACCTCTAAAGGGAAACTCTGCAGATATGGTCTTCATAGACTCACCTTATGGAGACAACATCAGATACAACGAACACCCAGGCTGTATTGGCCATATCTCCAGTGAGAAAGAGGAGTTTTATGATGAACTTGAGAAAGTAATGGTTGAATCGTATAGGCTACTGAAAGAGGGAAAGATATTGGGCTGGTTAATAGGAGATCAATGGGTTAAGAAGAAGTTTACACCTGTAGGCCTTAAGATATATGAGTACTTATGTAAGTACTTCAAACCTGTTGACATTATCTGTGTGGCTAGAAGAGGGCAGTCCTCACATACAGGTTTGTGGTATAATCGTGCGAGAAGATTCAATTTCTTTTTGCGAGGTTTTAAGTACCTACTGATTATGAGAAAATCTTCTAAAAAGCAACCTTGTGCAGAAGGTTCTCGCAAAGTCGAATGGACTCATTACAAGAGGAGAGGATAA
- a CDS encoding DNA modification methylase — translation MNIRDLIKLYEEKRKIYGDDTYQYISKLLNEAKKIHHEDWLKSPTPSGDHEQSWRAFKGKNYEKLVLYIIRKEVENLGLRIVGGNRLEKTLSRNLPTELNRVKRNLLIDYGEFGSHLPDVDLIIYQPKSCRVVVVISSKITLRERIAQTGYWKIKLSDDDVTKHIKVFFVTPDEDRTLSIRQPAKKGRAIVEIDTDGAYIMSETPVEESNKVKMFDKFIPDLRKLLASF, via the coding sequence ATGAATATCAGAGACTTGATTAAGTTATACGAGGAAAAAAGAAAGATCTACGGTGACGATACGTATCAATATATATCTAAATTGTTGAACGAAGCTAAGAAGATTCATCATGAAGATTGGTTAAAAAGCCCTACGCCAAGCGGTGATCATGAACAATCATGGAGAGCTTTCAAAGGGAAAAACTACGAAAAATTGGTCTTGTACATAATTAGAAAAGAAGTTGAAAATCTCGGATTAAGAATAGTAGGCGGTAACCGTCTTGAAAAAACCTTGAGCAGAAATCTTCCCACAGAACTCAACAGAGTAAAACGGAATCTATTGATTGACTATGGCGAGTTTGGTTCACACCTTCCAGACGTTGATCTTATTATCTATCAGCCCAAATCTTGCAGAGTGGTTGTGGTCATCTCCAGCAAAATAACTCTTCGTGAAAGAATCGCTCAGACGGGATATTGGAAGATCAAACTGTCAGATGACGATGTAACTAAGCACATAAAAGTATTTTTTGTTACTCCAGATGAAGATCGCACTCTATCTATTCGACAACCAGCAAAGAAGGGTAGAGCAATCGTTGAGATTGACACTGATGGAGCATATATTATGAGTGAAACACCAGTTGAAGAAAGCAACAAAGTGAAGATGTTCGATAAGTTCATTCCAGACTTGAGGAAATTGCTGGCAAGTTTTTAA
- a CDS encoding nucleotidyltransferase: MPAILRSLQRLLSLFEDKNIPYMIIGGYALPFYGRIRTTVDLDLAVAVETEERFRSLSEWLRSIDFIPTVSSYLNPLLVILDVKEKVEIELWLKPDGIVFDDETLKRRRKAKLDPNVEAWIISPEDFIINKLARPDRGVNDEQDVKSVLVRQEGKLDKEYLKRRAEDVGVLQVLNRIEAQGS, from the coding sequence TTGCCCGCAATATTAAGATCTCTTCAGAGGCTTCTCAGTCTATTTGAGGATAAGAACATCCCATACATGATTATTGGTGGCTATGCTCTTCCGTTTTATGGAAGAATCAGAACAACAGTTGACCTCGATTTGGCTGTAGCAGTAGAAACTGAAGAAAGATTCAGAAGTCTCTCCGAATGGTTACGATCAATCGACTTCATTCCTACTGTCTCCTCCTATCTGAATCCTCTTCTTGTCATCTTGGATGTGAAAGAGAAAGTAGAGATTGAACTATGGCTAAAGCCAGATGGGATAGTTTTTGATGATGAAACGTTGAAGAGAAGAAGGAAAGCCAAATTGGATCCAAATGTTGAAGCATGGATAATTTCTCCAGAGGATTTTATAATAAACAAGTTGGCTAGACCTGATCGTGGCGTAAACGATGAACAAGATGTCAAAAGTGTGTTAGTCAGACAAGAAGGCAAATTAGATAAAGAGTACCTCAAGAGAAGGGCTGAAGATGTCGGAGTTCTCCAAGTTCTAAACAGAATTGAAGCTCAAGGAAGTTAG
- a CDS encoding dihydrolipoyl dehydrogenase produces MREYDLISIGTGSAMSIVESMIRENPKLKVAVIDKDEPGGICLTRGCIPSKLLLYPAELVRMIGGAGDLGIEVDIRKVDFKMIMERMRDIINKDINMIQQRLSHSENIDYYPTVAEFVAPYTLKVGDETIKSKMIFLCTGSKPTIPPIKGLENVSYHTSDTVLKMSQLPKSIAIVGGGYIAAEYGRFFSAMGSEVTIIGRNPQFLPKEEPEVSTLAKKELQKHMTVLTNHEVQEAEETSTGEKRLVAVNRESGESVVITADELLIAAGRGPNTDVLHPEKGGVKTDRKGWIIVNEYLETSQPNVWALGDANGKYPFKHVTNYEARVVYYNAVLKEAVQVDYHAVPHAVFTHPEIAGVGLGEKEAIEKHGKENVLIGFHRYQDTAKGEAMNVKDYFVKVIVEKNTMKILGAHIIGPYASVLIQEIINLMFTSAQGAEPIINGMHIHPALSEVVERAFGSLMTQEQYHQLIEHHH; encoded by the coding sequence TTGAGGGAATACGATTTAATATCGATAGGTACAGGTTCAGCGATGAGTATTGTGGAATCTATGATACGTGAAAATCCGAAGTTGAAGGTTGCCGTTATAGACAAGGATGAACCTGGCGGTATATGTTTGACTCGGGGTTGTATCCCGTCTAAGCTGTTGCTATATCCCGCTGAGTTAGTTAGAATGATTGGTGGGGCGGGTGATTTGGGAATAGAAGTTGACATTAGAAAAGTAGACTTCAAAATGATCATGGAAAGGATGAGGGACATCATAAACAAGGACATAAATATGATACAACAAAGGCTTTCACATTCTGAAAATATTGACTACTATCCCACTGTGGCTGAATTTGTTGCACCATACACGCTGAAGGTTGGTGATGAAACCATAAAGTCAAAGATGATATTCCTGTGCACTGGTTCAAAACCCACAATACCTCCGATAAAAGGGTTGGAGAATGTAAGCTATCATACTAGTGATACAGTTCTCAAGATGAGTCAACTACCGAAAAGCATTGCCATAGTAGGGGGAGGATATATAGCCGCTGAATATGGCCGTTTCTTTTCAGCAATGGGCTCAGAAGTCACAATAATCGGTAGAAACCCCCAGTTCCTGCCAAAAGAAGAGCCAGAAGTTTCAACACTTGCCAAAAAAGAGTTACAAAAGCACATGACGGTTCTTACTAACCACGAGGTTCAAGAGGCAGAAGAGACATCTACGGGCGAGAAAAGACTCGTTGCTGTTAATAGGGAAAGCGGAGAGAGCGTCGTGATAACTGCGGATGAGTTGCTAATAGCAGCCGGAAGAGGACCAAACACAGACGTGCTCCATCCAGAAAAGGGAGGCGTGAAAACAGACAGGAAGGGATGGATTATTGTTAATGAATACTTGGAGACTTCGCAGCCAAATGTATGGGCTCTCGGTGACGCGAATGGCAAGTATCCCTTTAAGCATGTGACAAACTACGAAGCAAGAGTAGTTTACTATAATGCTGTTCTGAAAGAAGCGGTACAGGTCGATTATCATGCAGTGCCTCACGCTGTTTTCACCCATCCTGAGATTGCAGGCGTCGGACTAGGAGAGAAAGAAGCAATTGAGAAGCACGGTAAGGAAAACGTATTGATTGGATTTCATAGATATCAAGACACCGCCAAAGGAGAAGCCATGAACGTGAAAGACTACTTTGTCAAAGTTATAGTGGAGAAGAATACCATGAAGATCCTCGGGGCACATATAATCGGACCTTATGCATCTGTTCTCATACAGGAAATCATAAACCTAATGTTTACCTCTGCACAAGGTGCGGAGCCAATAATCAATGGAATGCACATTCACCCTGCTTTGAGTGAGGTTGTTGAGAGAGCCTTTGGTTCTCTGATGACACAAGAGCAGTATCACCAACTAATTGAACATCATCATTGA